TAAATTGCCTGGAAAAGGCACAGAAATAGCCACCAGCTTAGGCAGTACATTCGCCATGTGCCGCGACAGTATATCGATGAGGATACGATCTATGAAAGTATATTCCTCCTGAAGGGCCTCATAGAGTTCATCGAAACTATTGGCAGAACGGGCCAGTTTCTCCGCATAACGGCTGAAACCAAAGTGCTCGTCTACACACTCCATGATCAGGTCGGACAAGTCTTCCAGGTACATCGTAGCCAGGTGTTTGGCTTTGTCCTGGGTACCCATTGAACCGAAGGCCCAGTCCAGGTCCTCCAGCTGGGCAAAGCGGCCGGCTTCCGGCAGGAAATCGCGTTTGCAGATGCGATGTGCAAGGGTCGGATTCTTTCCCTGGAGGAAAAGGATGACGTCGTCAATAGTCTCTATATAATCCTCCTGCAGAGTGATGATCCGGGAGATGTTCTCAGAACGTTCATCAGACTGGCTGTTGATGAGGTTAAAAAGTTCCTGCAGACCCTGTTTGCTGAACAGGGCCAGGGTTACCTCTATACCGAGGTCGGACTGGAAAGAGGTAATACCTTTGGTATTTAAAAAGCCTTTCAGGTAGGCTGTAGCCGGATATGGCGTATTCAGCTGAGTGAAAGGCGGTGTAATCAGGAAAACAGATGCACCCAAATCAATCTAATTTTGGCCGCAAAATTACCGATAAATAACCGAAGGAGGCAAATTATCAGGTCAGAACGGGTTGCAGCTAGTGTTTAGACAGCTGTTTTCTGATCCTGCTGAGGGATGACTGGGTGATGCCCAGGTAAGAAGCGAGATAAGACAGCGGGATCTTATTGGCAAGATCGGGGAACTTTTCCATGAACATCAGGTAACGGCTGGTTGCATCTTCTGTCAGCATAGGCGCGATCTTCTGGATCTTTTCCATCATGGCTTTCTCCCGGATCTTAGCCAGGATACGGTCCCAGTCCAGGATAGTTGACGAAAGCAGCTTTAACGTCTCTTCCGTAAAGATGATCATTTCACAGTCAGTAATAGCCTGGATGTATTCGGTGGATGGCACTTTGCTGTCCATACTATTTATATCAGCTATCAGCCTGTTCTCCTCGACGAAATAACGGGTAACTTCTGTTCCTTTGTTATTAAAGTAGCATACCCGGAAAATGCCGGACCTTATATATCCTATTTCCCGGGGAATTTTGCCGGCTTCTGAGAAGTAGGCGTCTTTTTTCACTGTGCGTTCAAAGACATTGTCCAGGATCAGCTGTAGCTGCTGCTGGTTCAGGTTGCCGAATTGCAATAAGTAGTTGATCAGATCATCCATAGTCTTACATATCAAAACGTTGGTACGTCAATGTATGATGACGCACCCGTTTATCTGCCCAAAGATACGCATTCCCTCCCCTGTCAATATTTGCCATTTGACAAATAACATTTGAATATCTTTGCAGCCGAAATCTTACCTATGAAGAAATTATTTTTATCCATGCTGGTATTAGCAGCAGCCCCTGTTATGGCGCAAGTAAGCGGGAATGTAGAATACAACCTCTGGAGGGTACAACAGAAAGATACCCTGACTGTATTTGCAGAAAAAGCATACATCAGGCAAACCCCGTCCCCGAAAGGAACTATCCAGGATTCACTGACCACCGGCGAAATGGTGATAGCCCTGAAATTAAATGAAACAGAATTTACGATGAAAGGCGTTTCTGCTCCCTGGTGGCAGGTGAAGTATAAGGCAGGCGGTAAGCAAAAAGAAGGTTATATCTGGCTGGGGCTGATGTCTCTGGGCACTTATGCTAAAGACAGTCTCACATTCATGTATGGTATTGACAAACTGATACCAGGTGCGACCAAGGAAGAAGATCCGAAATATGTGATCCTGCTGAAAGCACTGAACAGCAAACATGCCGTACTGGATAAAAAAAGCGTAACAGTGGACGGTGGCCAGTTCGCTATCTCAGCTGAAGGAAAGTTGCTGGGCGGTATGGGACTGGATAAGGTCAGCAACATCATCCGTCTTTACTTCAGTGGCGAGGCCTGTGGTATCCCTGAAGTGTATTACTATTACGGCTGGAATGGCACTAAGCTATTAGAACTGCCGGGTAAATCCAGCATGTTTGATGCAGGAGCGGTCGCACATACGGAGACACTGCTGTTTCCAAAAGAACCAGGCGGGCAGCCCGGAAAGATCATCAGGCAAACACTTGACGAAGAATTTGGTGAAGACGGAGAAACAGTAGCGCACAAGACAAGTAAACGTGAAGTTTATCTCTGGAACGGGGAAAAAGCAGTTAAACAGTAAGCGTAATTGCTTAAATTCAGGTTAAAAAGATGCGACGTCTTACCTGCTTATTACTGCTTACGTTTTTCACCTTCGCCGTACATGCGCAAACGACCACTGACTCCGTGAAGACCGCTGTCAGCAACCTGTTCTCCGCCATGTTAGGATCTGATAGTGCCGCATTAGTCAGCTGCTTTGCACCAGGTGGCGTGCTGCAAACAATTATCAAAGATAAACAGGGTGTTGTCAGTGTAAAGTCAGAGGCCATCAGCGAGTTCGCTTCCCACATTGGCAAGTTACCAAAGCAGGCAGTAGATGAGCGGATCACCTTTGATGTGGTGAAAATTGACGGGGATCTGGCAATAGCGTGGACCCCCTATAAGTTATACTTCAAGGAGCAGTTTATGCATTGCGGGGTTAACTCCTTTCAGCTGGTGAGAATGGCTGAAGGATGGAAGATCCAGTATATTATAGATACCCGCCGGAAGACCGGCTGCGAATAAAAAACATCCCGGAGTAGCCTTTCAGTGAGAAAAGGAGCGCCGGGATGTTTCTTTTATAATCATTATTTTTCTATCCTGAACCAGGGCATGTGAAACGCCCCTTCATGATGATAAACATGCACCTTGTCATTCACCTCTTTTACGCTATATAATCCACCGGCGGTTACGGTGATCGCTTCCGTCTGATCCCCCCAGGGCGCAAGTTTGAAATAATACGATTTGATTTTCCCTTTACGATCTATCCACTTATCAAGGATCGTTACCTCATACTGCTTTTCTTCACTTTTGTCGAGCAAACGATTTTCCTGCAATACCACATTATAGGTGGCAAAGTAGGATATCGGTATCATGGCTATCAGCAACAGGGTTGATATCCCTCCTGCTCTGATCATGGCAAAGATGAAGAGTAACAGCAACACGACTGTAATAAGGATCGCTACTGCCATGACCTGCCGCCAGTCAAGTATATGTGAAGCGCCTCCCGTGAATGCCAGCGTTATACAAACCAGAAAAGGCATCATCAAAACGGTGGAAATACTATGGAGATGATTGCCCAATGGCTCAACACCATCTTTATGCAGAAATATCCAGAGGATAAATAAAGGTATACAGGTAAATAATAACGCTGTCAATAAAGCGCTATTACCTATCAACACTTTGAGTATAAACAACACCAGCGTAAAGCTTATAACGATACCCGCATCTCTTCTGGCAGGTTTAACTGCTGCATGCGTGGCCGCTTGTAATTGTGCTGCTGACCACGCAGCCATTTTGGCTTTCTTCGACCGCTTCATTTTTGATATCTTACTTTAGGAACAGTTACTTGTAATCTGGTATATACACACAGCTCCATGGAATATGAAATGCCCCCGGGTATCGATATATGTTTACGCTCCTGCCTACTGATGTACTCTCATAAAATGATTGCTTCACAGAAACATTGACAGTGGACTCCTGATTTTTCCAGGGTGATAGTGTAAGATCATAACTCGGATGCTTCCCGCCCGAATAACGTTTTTCGAGTACAGTGCTGTATACAACATCTGTCGCGTCCTTATCCAGCAGCTTGTTTTCTGCCTGTATAAAACAGGTCGATACCGGATAATAAAACATGGCTGTCCAAAGGGCAACGGTGCGTCCTCCTTTCCCTTTTGAAAGGACAAACGCCAGTCCCAGTAATAGCAGCATGACAACAGTCATCACGATAGCCACCCGGACCAACTGTTGTGGCTCATCCAGAAAAGTACCAAATATACTCCTGCCAAACGCCGCTCCTACCCAGAGAGGGACAATCATCACCAATACCTCCGCAGAACTGAACTTCCAATCTACTCTGGGGGTTCGCAGCGTAGCAACAGGTAACGATTGTCTATGTCGCCAGAGCCATAAAGCTGACAGCGGCATACACGCTAAAAGCAGTACGGCCGGGATAAGGCTGTCACGTTGAAAATACCCCCAGATGAAGGATAACACTGCCGTAATACCCAGTAAGATCCGGGCGTCTCTCCGGGCATGCAGATACTGTTTTTTGCTGTTCGCACTTTCTTCAGCAGCTATGGCAGATAATTCTCGATTCACTACGCTATGCATTCTTTAACACCTACTATTTACAAAAAATAAGTTTCTTTATTCATTTACGTTGGTATGCCCTATAGCGGCTGTCACGGTAGTGCAACACGGTACCAGGGTATTAAACGCGCCTGTATGGCAATAGATCCTGCTCCCAGTGCGGGAAACAGACCGTTCGTATTCATCTCTTTCCATAAATATAGGTAGTCAGTATGCGGGATTAAATATAAATAAATTATATTATTTGAATATAGGATACTAGACGTACATCCAAATAGCTACACAATAAAACGGTAAAATAATATCAGTTCAAGCTACCATTAACAGGGTGCTTATTCTCCGCTTGGCCGTCGCTAGTTCGTCGCTAGTTCGTCCCTTGTTCGTCGTGAGTATAACAAAAACACCTTACCAGTTAAATATCAGCTATTTATAAAAAA
The DNA window shown above is from Chitinophaga agri and carries:
- a CDS encoding Crp/Fnr family transcriptional regulator, which produces MDDLINYLLQFGNLNQQQLQLILDNVFERTVKKDAYFSEAGKIPREIGYIRSGIFRVCYFNNKGTEVTRYFVEENRLIADINSMDSKVPSTEYIQAITDCEMIIFTEETLKLLSSTILDWDRILAKIREKAMMEKIQKIAPMLTEDATSRYLMFMEKFPDLANKIPLSYLASYLGITQSSLSRIRKQLSKH